The following coding sequences lie in one Candidatus Bathyarchaeota archaeon genomic window:
- a CDS encoding alcohol dehydrogenase catalytic domain-containing protein, protein MERLKALLLDAEWSPKPGYMPSREEEETRKTPMGSRVWRNPKLSLVEKPKPKPRGKQLLVKVKASGICGSDVHMVESDEEGYMLYPGLTKLPVVIGHEFSGVVEEVGEEVSMFKPGDPVTAEEMWWCGECLYCRAGLPNHCARLEEMGFTVDGTHSEYVLVPEKYAWNISPILDAVKSEDKMYVLGATVEPTSVSYNAMFVRAGGFMPGAYVVVYGAGPIGLAATALAKAAGASMVIVFDLVEERLKIAKDMGADYVFNVGRLAEGGVRPSDKVLELTGGYGADLQVEAAGAPPKTLPEMERSLAIGGKIAWIGRADRTAPIFVERFQTHRAQIYGSQGHSGHFVFYNVIRLMASGKLDTSKMVTARFPLDRYEEAFELLIKGRSHAKVQFKL, encoded by the coding sequence GTGGAACGTTTGAAAGCCCTTCTACTCGATGCGGAGTGGTCCCCTAAACCCGGATACATGCCTAGCCGTGAGGAGGAGGAAACCCGTAAAACCCCGATGGGTAGCCGTGTCTGGCGTAACCCAAAGCTATCCCTCGTAGAGAAGCCTAAGCCCAAGCCTAGGGGTAAGCAGCTCCTTGTGAAAGTTAAGGCTTCAGGGATATGCGGCTCAGATGTTCATATGGTCGAAAGCGACGAGGAGGGATACATGCTTTACCCCGGGTTGACGAAGCTTCCGGTTGTGATAGGCCACGAGTTCTCCGGCGTGGTCGAGGAGGTTGGAGAGGAGGTTTCGATGTTTAAACCAGGAGACCCGGTTACGGCTGAGGAGATGTGGTGGTGCGGCGAATGCCTCTACTGTAGAGCCGGGCTACCTAACCACTGCGCACGGCTCGAGGAGATGGGTTTCACGGTAGACGGCACGCATTCGGAATACGTCCTAGTGCCTGAGAAGTATGCGTGGAACATAAGCCCGATACTCGACGCGGTTAAGAGCGAAGACAAGATGTACGTGCTCGGCGCCACGGTCGAGCCTACTAGCGTGTCTTACAACGCCATGTTTGTCAGGGCGGGTGGCTTCATGCCCGGCGCCTACGTGGTGGTCTACGGGGCCGGACCCATAGGTCTAGCGGCGACCGCGCTTGCTAAGGCCGCTGGGGCGTCGATGGTGATAGTCTTCGACCTCGTCGAGGAGAGGCTTAAAATAGCTAAGGACATGGGTGCGGACTACGTCTTCAACGTCGGGAGGCTAGCTGAGGGCGGTGTTAGACCTAGCGATAAGGTCTTGGAGCTGACTGGCGGATATGGGGCCGACCTGCAAGTCGAGGCCGCCGGCGCACCGCCTAAGACGCTTCCGGAGATGGAGCGTAGCCTCGCTATAGGAGGTAAGATCGCTTGGATCGGTAGGGCTGACCGGACGGCTCCGATATTCGTCGAGAGGTTTCAGACGCATAGGGCTCAGATATACGGTAGCCAGGGCCACAGCGGGCACTTCGTGTTCTACAACGTGATAAGGCTAATGGCCTCGGGTAAGCTCGATACGAGTAAGATGGTGACGGCTAGGTTTCCGCTCGACCGCTACGAGGAGGCGTTTGAGCTGCTGATCAAGGGTAGAAGCCACGCTAAGGTTCAGTTTAAACTGTAG
- a CDS encoding sugar phosphate isomerase/epimerase, translated as MKLSAVYALPGRARFEYVLRGELEEVLGFMAELGYHGVEYNIPNPFELDFDRLLNTTEAYGLRISAISTGLAYLEYGLSLTHPDRDVRDKAVEFMVKYVELASAHKSGVVVGLIRGRRGGRSVEEARRLLVESLKRLRDPCERHGVNLLLEPLNRYETDLANKVSETLSIIGETGGWVKLLFDTFHMGIEERSLYDAILHAGPSIGHVHVAENNRLPPGMGSIDWEKTVFRLLRVGYRGYLSLEAMPEPSLKGALKQTADTLKPLITSL; from the coding sequence GTGAAGCTCTCAGCCGTCTACGCCCTGCCGGGTAGGGCTAGGTTCGAGTACGTACTCAGGGGAGAACTTGAAGAAGTACTCGGGTTCATGGCCGAGCTCGGCTATCATGGGGTGGAGTACAATATTCCAAACCCCTTCGAACTAGATTTCGACAGACTTTTGAATACCACTGAGGCTTACGGTCTGAGAATATCGGCCATATCGACAGGTCTAGCGTACTTAGAGTATGGGTTAAGCTTAACCCATCCAGACCGGGATGTTAGAGATAAAGCCGTGGAGTTTATGGTAAAGTACGTAGAGCTCGCCTCGGCCCATAAGTCGGGTGTGGTCGTAGGCCTCATAAGGGGGAGACGCGGAGGGAGAAGCGTCGAGGAGGCTCGTAGGCTTCTAGTGGAATCTCTGAAGCGGCTTAGGGATCCATGCGAACGTCACGGTGTGAACTTGTTGCTCGAACCCTTGAACAGGTACGAGACGGACCTCGCCAACAAGGTCTCTGAGACCTTATCGATCATCGGGGAGACGGGAGGCTGGGTCAAGCTTCTCTTCGACACCTTCCACATGGGCATCGAGGAGCGGAGCCTCTACGACGCGATACTCCACGCGGGTCCGAGCATAGGGCATGTTCACGTAGCCGAGAACAACAGGCTTCCACCAGGCATGGGTAGTATAGACTGGGAGAAGACGGTTTTCCGCCTTCTAAGGGTCGGCTATAGGGGGTATCTAAGCCTAGAAGCCATGCCTGAGCCGAGTTTAAAAGGAGCCCTAAAGCAGACCGCGGACACGCTTAAACCGTTGATTACTTCGCTATGA
- a CDS encoding creatininase family protein, whose protein sequence is MEFKPLSERWCKPVLNRYGKKIYLDQMTVEELKERVEENDIVIVPVGSMENHGPPSPIGEDTFIGVSIAERAAYETGVTVAPPIFYGSHPSHHYGMPGTIPVSKDAFIGYLVSVVKWLSHAGFKKIILWNSHGQEYVLPIVKDKAIVEEGVHALIMVTSWWSWVQDLLRKAGTGEEIAPGVRLETPFIHADEVETSCIWYVAPELVNVEAMKRSKTEKMTRFIDARWINAAGNVFPDKPFNWYDVSNPPEIYHYSLGVVGDASKADIEKGRVLIEKSIERFIEFLEWLKSEYPPGRVPKTWIDPEDLKYDKP, encoded by the coding sequence TTGGAGTTTAAGCCCCTGAGCGAGAGGTGGTGTAAACCCGTCCTGAACAGGTATGGGAAGAAGATATACCTCGACCAGATGACGGTCGAGGAGCTTAAGGAGAGGGTTGAGGAGAACGACATAGTGATAGTTCCGGTCGGCTCGATGGAGAATCATGGGCCTCCTTCACCCATAGGTGAGGACACGTTTATAGGCGTCAGCATCGCCGAGAGGGCGGCTTATGAGACCGGGGTTACGGTTGCCCCTCCAATATTCTACGGTAGCCATCCGAGCCATCACTATGGGATGCCCGGCACGATACCCGTGTCTAAGGATGCCTTCATAGGATATTTGGTGAGCGTGGTCAAGTGGCTCAGCCACGCGGGTTTCAAGAAGATAATCCTCTGGAACAGCCACGGGCAGGAGTACGTCCTACCGATAGTCAAGGATAAGGCCATAGTCGAGGAGGGGGTCCACGCTCTGATAATGGTTACGAGCTGGTGGAGCTGGGTTCAAGACCTCCTGCGTAAAGCCGGGACCGGTGAGGAGATAGCGCCCGGTGTCAGGCTTGAGACACCTTTCATACATGCCGACGAGGTCGAGACGAGCTGCATATGGTATGTGGCTCCGGAGCTCGTGAACGTCGAGGCTATGAAGAGGTCTAAAACCGAGAAGATGACCCGTTTCATAGACGCTAGGTGGATAAACGCGGCTGGGAACGTGTTCCCGGATAAGCCGTTCAACTGGTATGACGTAAGCAACCCTCCTGAGATATACCACTACAGCCTAGGAGTCGTCGGGGACGCGTCTAAGGCCGACATAGAGAAGGGCAGGGTTCTCATAGAGAAGTCCATAGAGAGGTTCATAGAGTTTCTCGAGTGGCTGAAATCCGAGTATCCACCCGGTAGGGTTCCGAAGACCTGGATAGACCCTGAAGACCTTAAATACGATAAACCTTGA
- a CDS encoding alanine dehydrogenase: MEVLFLNLSDVQSILSMEDALKAVEEAFREKGLGRVQMPPKLYVYFPRYGGDFRVMPAYLEKTGVAGVKTVNVHPKNPKLYGLRTVMAIIELLDPKTGAPLCIMDGSWLTAMRTGAAGGVAAKYLARRDSRVVGLVGAGVQARTQLEALNLVLNSIERVKVFDIVEEAVLRYAGEMSKRLGLDVEPVSSVEEAVREADVVVSTTPSKSPVVMDEWIGEGVHINAIGADAPGKQELDPKILRRAKIVVDDMEQAVHSGEVNVPISQGLLSTSDIYAEIGDIVAGRKPGRVSPYEITVFDSTGLAIQDIAVAWAVYRRALESGVGLRLKLI, translated from the coding sequence CTGGAGGTATTATTCCTAAACCTCTCAGATGTCCAGAGCATTCTATCTATGGAAGACGCCTTGAAGGCTGTGGAAGAGGCTTTTAGAGAGAAGGGGCTTGGAAGGGTTCAGATGCCTCCTAAACTCTACGTCTACTTCCCGAGATACGGTGGAGACTTCAGGGTTATGCCTGCATACCTTGAGAAGACCGGGGTGGCGGGGGTTAAAACGGTTAACGTGCATCCAAAAAACCCTAAGCTCTACGGTCTTAGAACAGTTATGGCTATCATAGAGCTTCTAGACCCTAAAACTGGAGCACCCCTCTGCATCATGGACGGCTCCTGGTTGACGGCTATGCGAACCGGTGCGGCTGGAGGGGTGGCTGCCAAATACCTGGCTAGGAGAGATTCTAGAGTTGTAGGGTTGGTCGGGGCTGGGGTTCAGGCTAGAACCCAGCTTGAAGCCTTAAACCTTGTTTTAAACTCCATAGAGCGTGTGAAGGTTTTCGACATAGTTGAAGAGGCGGTTTTACGCTACGCCGGGGAGATGTCTAAACGCTTAGGTTTAGACGTTGAGCCTGTTTCAAGCGTCGAGGAGGCTGTTAGAGAAGCGGATGTCGTGGTCTCAACCACACCCTCTAAGTCACCTGTGGTAATGGATGAGTGGATAGGTGAAGGCGTCCACATAAACGCCATAGGCGCCGACGCTCCTGGGAAGCAGGAGCTCGACCCCAAGATCCTTAGAAGGGCGAAAATAGTCGTCGACGATATGGAGCAAGCCGTCCATAGTGGGGAGGTTAACGTTCCAATATCCCAAGGTCTTCTAAGCACCTCAGACATATACGCTGAGATAGGTGACATCGTAGCCGGCAGGAAACCGGGTAGGGTCTCACCATATGAGATAACGGTCTTCGACTCAACCGGGTTGGCTATACAAGACATAGCTGTAGCCTGGGCCGTCTACAGGAGAGCCTTAGAAAGCGGGGTGGGGTTGCGGCTTAAGCTTATCTAA